The Nocardia vinacea genome contains the following window.
CGCAGGCAGTGTCGAGCTTCGCGCGCGACGTCGGCGCGGGCACCGGTCCGATCGCGCCGGAACGTATCGCGGGGATCGCGTTGTATGCCCACCCCGACCGCGCACCGGATGCGCCGATCTTCCCCGGCCGTCCGGGACAGACGGTGCCTGACCCCGCGCCAGGTACCAGCGGTGCCGCGGTCGCCGGGGTGTGCCGGCATGCGGGCCAACCCGCTGACCGCGGACTTCGGGATCGACCGCGACCGGCTGGGTCGACTACCCGTCGACGATTATCTGCGGGTCCGCGGTGTGCCCGGGGTATTCGCCGCCGGCGACGTCGCCGCCGCGAAAATGGACGACGAGCATATGTCGGTGATGTCCTGCCAGCACAGCCGCCCGATGGGTCGATGGGCGGGATACAACGTCATCGGCGATCTTCTGGGCAAGCCCATGAAGCCGTTGCGGATCCCTTGGTATGTAACGGTTCTCGATCTGGGACCGGCAGGCGCGGTATACACCGAGGGCCGGGAGCGCCACGTGGTCGCCTGCGGCGCGCAGGCCAAAGACACCAAGCGCGCCATCAACACCCGGCGTATCTATCCTCCATTGAGCCGCGACCGCGACGCATTGCTGGCCGCCGCCGCGCCCGAACTGCAGGCCGCGCCCGAGCACGGACCCGAGTCCACCCATTGACGATCGATCGCGCTGAAGGATAAAGAATCCGTGTGGGAGGCAGTGACGCAAACACCGCCGTGTCTTCCAGATCGCGGCACCGCTGGGATCGTGTCGGCCGGTCTGAGTGGTTCAGCCGATGGGGAGTTTCACCACCGGATTGGAGCCCAGATCGGTGACGTATACGTTGCCCGCCGTGTCGACCGCCACACCCTGGGGATTCTTCAGGCCGGTGAACGGCAGCGGGGTCGGCGTCGACGCGCCCGCCGCCATCATTACGACCCATTTGTTACCCCAGTCGACGACGTATACGTCTCCCGCCGCGTCGACCGCCACACCCTGGGGATCTTTGAGCCCGGTGAACGGGAAAATGGTCGGCGCCGACGCGCCCGCCGACAATCGCGTCACATGCTCGGTACCTAATTCGGTGACGTATACGTTGCCCGCAGTGTCGACCGCCACACTATCGGGACCTTGGAGGCCCATCAACGGCAGCGTCGTCGGCGCCGACGCGCCCGCCGTCAATTTCATCACCCGATCATTACCCCGGTCGGCGACGTATACGTCTCCCGCGCTGTCGACCGCCACACCATGGGGATCCTTCAGGCCGGGGAACGGCAGGGGGGTCGGCGTCGACGCGCCCGCCGCTAATTTCATCACCCGATCGTTGCTCGTGTCGCTGACGTATACGTTGCCCGCCGTGTCGACCGTCACATCCTGGGGATTCTTCAGGCCGGTGAACGGTAGCGGGGTCGGCGTCGACGCGCCCGCCGCTAATTTCATCACCCGATCGTTACCCATGTCGGTGACGTATACGTTGCCCGCATCGTCGACCGCCACACCGGTGGGCAGGGTTACGTCGGTGAACGGCAGCGGAGTCTGCGACGAGTAGCCCGAGCCGATAATAGGTGTGGGCGAGTTGCCACTGCCGCCTGATTCTCGTTGGACACCGATGAAGACAGCTACGGCGGCCACCACCGTAACCGCGACCGCGGCGGCGAGCAGCCCGGCGGTCTTGGGCGACAATCTGATTCGCCGCGCATGGTGCGCAGCCACGCCCTCGGTGGTGTTGACCGCGGAATCGTCTACCACGGCGCAGGCCGCCGCGGCCAGCTCGTGCACGGTCTGGTAACGCTTGTCGGGGTTTTTGGCCATTCCCTTGGCGATGACCGCATCGAACTCAGGCGGTATATCGGGTGTAGTGGTGCTGGGACGCGGCGGAGGGGTGTGCAGGTGATGGGCGATCACACCCTGTACCCCCGCTGCGCTCGTAAA
Protein-coding sequences here:
- a CDS encoding serine/threonine-protein kinase PknD: MDETEVSGGDATRGSAETFGRYRLLSLLGQGGMGQVWRAQDSLTNRVVALKVLPERFADDEQLRERFRRECRAVAQLTEPHVIPIHDFGDIDGRLYLNMRLIEGTDLRKVITKEGALSPQRAVAIIAQVAGALQAAHDAGLVHRDVKPTNILLGADEFASLIDFGIAHAADDRTLTTIGETIGTIAYMAPEEIGSEIKADARVDVYALTCVLYECLTGRPPFTSAAGVQGVIAHHLHTPPPRPSTTTPDIPPEFDAVIAKGMAKNPDKRYQTVHELAAAACAVVDDSAVNTTEGVAAHHARRIRLSPKTAGLLAAAVAVTVVAAVAVFIGVQRESGGSGNSPTPIIGSGYSSQTPLPFTDVTLPTGVAVDDAGNVYVTDMGNDRVMKLAAGASTPTPLPFTGLKNPQDVTVDTAGNVYVSDTSNDRVMKLAAGASTPTPLPFPGLKDPHGVAVDSAGDVYVADRGNDRVMKLTAGASAPTTLPLMGLQGPDSVAVDTAGNVYVTELGTEHVTRLSAGASAPTIFPFTGLKDPQGVAVDAAGDVYVVDWGNKWVVMMAAGASTPTPLPFTGLKNPQGVAVDTAGNVYVTDLGSNPVVKLPIG